ctgccccatagatcaggGCCCCATAAaacctctgccccacatcctgccccatagaggctctgccccacatcctgccccatagcaacctGTGCCCCACATCGGGTGGTGTCCCTTTGCCCCATAGACCCAGAAGAACCAACCCCTCCTTGATCCACCACCCAAGAACCGAGTccctcagggctcccccagccccacaccctgccccacaccctgccccacaccctgccccacatcccctgccccatagcgacctgaGCCCCACATCGGGTGGTGTCCCTTTGCCCCATAGACCCAGAAGAACCAACCCCCCCTTGATCCACCACCCAAGAACCGAGTccctcagggctcccccagccccatagcctgccccacgccctgccccacaccctgccccacaccctgccccacaaccCGCCCCATAGCACCATCCCCAAGGCACCTGCCCCACAGAGACACCATCCCTACCCAGGAACACCCAGAAGAACCAACCCCCCCTTGATCCACCACCCAAGAACCGAGTccctcagggctcccccagccccacaccccaccccatagcctgccccacaccctgccccacatctcctgccccatagcgacctgaGCCCCACATCGGGTGGTGTCCCTTTGCCCCATAGACCCAGAAGAACCAACCCCCCCTTGATCCACCACCCAAGAACCGAGTccctcagggctcccccagccccacacccagccccacggctgccccacgccctgccccacaccccgccccataGCGTGAGCCCCATAGAACCATCCCCAAGGCACCTGCCCCACGGAGACACCATCCCTACCCAGGAACACCCAGAAGAACCAACCCCTCCTTGATCCACCACCCAAGAACCGAGTccctcagggctcccccagccccatagcctgccccacaccctgccccacaccctgccccacatctcctgccccatagcgacctgaGCCCCACATCAGATGCTGCCCACATCCCCCATAGATCCAGAAGAACCAACCCCCCCTTGATCCACCACCCAAGAACCGAGTccctcagggctcccccagccccgtgccctgccccacggctgccccacgccctgccccacaccctgccccacatctcctgccccatagcgacctgaGCCCCACATCGGATGCTGCCCACGTCCCCCATAGACGCAGAAGAACCAACCCCTCCTTGATCCGCCACCCAAGAACCGAGTccctcagggctcccccagccccacacctcgccccatagcctgccccacaccctgccccacaccctgccccacatcccctgccccatagcgacctgaGCCCCACATCGGGTGGTGTCCCTTTGCCCCATAGACCCAGAAGAACCAACCCCCCCTTGATCCACCACCCAAGAACCGAGTccctcagggctcccccagccccatagcctgccccacaccctgccccacaccctgccccacatcccctgccccatagcgacctgaGCCCCACATCGGGTGGTGTCCCTTTGCCCCATAGACCCAGAAGAACCAACCCCCCCTTGATCCACCACCCAAGAACCGAGTccctcagggctcccccagccccacaccccgccccacaccctgccccacaccctgccccacatctcctgccccccACCTTTGTTGCAGAGCTGGCAGACGTGGTTGGGGCCCTGGCTGTGGACCTTCATGTGGTCGGAGATGTAGGCGGCGCTGAGCATCTTCCCGCAGACGTGACAGGGGACCTTCTCCTCGTGTCGCACCGTGTGGGCCCGCAGGCGGTCCTTGGTGGCGAAGGCCGCCTCGCACGTCTgcggaggtgtggggcagggtgtggggcagagtgtggggcagggtgtggggcagggtgtggggctgggggagccctgagggACTCGGTTCTTGGGTGGTGGATCAAGGAGGGGTTGGTTCTTCTGGGTCTATGGGGGACGTGGGCAGCACCTGATGTGGGGCtcaggtcgctatggggcaggagatgtggggcaggatgtggggcagggtgtggggcaggctatggggcggggtgtggggcagggggagccctgAGGGACTCGGTTCTTGGGTGGTGGATCAAGTGGGGGTTGGTTCTTCTGGGTCTATGGGGGATGTGAGCATCATCTGATGTGGGGCTCAggttgctgtggggcaggggatgtggggcagggtgtggggcaggccatgggggagctgtggggcaggctgtggggcaggctatggggcagggggagccctgAGGGACTCGGTTCTTGGGTGGTGGATCAAGGAGGGGTTGGTTCTTCTGGGTCTATGGGGCGGAGGGACACCACCCGATGTGGGGCtcaggtcgctatggggcaggagatgtggggcagggtgtggggcagccgtggggcagggcgcGGCACTGGGGGAGCCCTGAGGGACTCGGTTCTTGGGTGGTGGATCAAGGAGGGGTTGGTTCTTCTGGGTCTATGGGCGATGTGGGCATCATCTGATGTGGGGCtcaggtcgctatggggcaggggatgtggggcaggagatgtggggcagggtgtggggcaggccatggggcagggtgtggggctgggagagccctgAGGGACTCGGTTCTTGGGTGGTGGATCAAGGAGGGGTTGGTTCTTCTGGGTCTATGGGGGACGTGGGCAGCATCCGATGTGGGGCtcaggtcgctatggggcaggagatgtggggcagggtgtggggcaggccatgggggagctgtggggcaggatatggggctgggggagccctgagggACTCGGTTCTTGGGTGGTGGATCAAGGAGGGGTTGGTTCTTCTGGGTCTATGGGGCGGAGGGACACCACCCGATGTGGGGCtcaggtcgctatggggcaggagatgtggggcagggtgtggggcagggtgtggggcaggccatggggcagccgtggggcagggcgtggggctgggggagccctgagggACTCGGTTCTTGGGTGGTGGATCAAGGAGGGGTTGGTTCTTCTGGGTCTATGGGGCGGAGGGACACCACCCGATGTGGGGCtcaggtcgctatggggcagggtgtggggcagagtgtggggcagggtgtggggcagagtgtggggcagccgtggggcaggctatggggctgggggagccctgagggACTCGGTTCTTGGGTGGTGGATCAAGGAGGGGTTGGTTCTTCTGGGtctatggggcggggggacacCACCCGATGTGGGGCtcaggtcgctatggggcaggagatgtggggcagggcgtggggcagccgtgggtcgctgtggggcagccctaCCTGGCACTTGAAGGGGCGCTCGGTGGAATGGACCTGCCGGACGTGGCTGTTGAGGTGGTCGGGccttggggggagggaaggggtcaATGGGGTCAATGGGGCCACCACCGGCCCCACGGCCACCACcgtgacccccaaccccaccacgctgacccccaaccccaccacgctgacccccaacccaaccacgatgacccccaaccccaccacgcTGACCCCCAACTcaaccacgatgacccccaacccaacgatgatgacccccaacccaaccaagacccaccacgatgacccccaaccccactgtgacccaccacgatgacccccaacccaactgcgatgacccccaacccaaccaAGACCCACCATCatgacccccaacccaaccaCGATGACCCTGAACCcaaccacgatgacccccaacccccccacgatgacccccaaccccaccaagacccaccacgatgacccccaacccaaccaCGATGACCCTGAACCCAACCgtgatgacccccaaccccactgtgaccaccacgatgacccccaacccaaccgtgatgacccccaaccccaccgtGACCACCAtgatgacccccaacccaaccaTGATCACCCCCAACGcaaccacgatgacccccaaccccaccgtgaccaccacgatgacccccaactcaaccacgatgacccccaaccccaccaagacccaccacgatgacccccaacccaaccacgatgacccccaacccaatCAAGacccaccacgatgacccccaaccccaccacgatgacccccaacccaactgtgatgacccccaaccccactgtgacccaccacgatgacccccaaccccaccacgctgacccccaaccccaccaagacccaccacgatgacccccaaccccagcacgatgacccccaacccaaccacgatgacccccaacccaaccgcgatgacccccaaccccaccaagacccaccacgatgacccccaaccccaccacgatgacccccaacccaactgtgatgacccccaaccccaccgtgacccaccacgatgacccccaaccccagcacgatgacccccaacccaaccacgatgacccccaacccaaccgcgatgacccccaaccccaccaagacccaccacgatgacccccaaccccaccacgatgacccccaacccaactgtgatgacccccaaccccaccgtgacccaccacgatgacccccaaccccagcacgatgacccccaacccaaccacgatgacccccaacccaaccgcgatgacccccaaccccaccaagacccaccacgatgacccccaaccccaccacgatgacccccaacccaaccacgatgacccccaacccaatCAAGacccaccacgatgacccccaaccccaccacgatgacccccaacccaactgtgatgacccccaaccccactgtgacccaccacgatgacccccaaccccaccacgctgacccccaaccccaccaagacccaccacgatgacccccaaccccaccacgatgacccccaacccaacgatgatgacccccaacccaacgatgatgacccccaaccccaccgtgacccaccacgatgacccccaaccccaccacgatgacccccaacccaaccgcgatgacccccaacccatcCACGATGACCCCGAACCcaaccacgatgacccccaacccaaccacgatgacccccaacccaacgatgatgacccccaaccccaccaagacccaccacgatgacccccaaccccaccacaatgacccccaaccccaccacgatgacccccaaccccaccgtgaccaccacgatgacccccaacccaaccacgatgacccccaaccccaccacgatgacccccaaccccactgtgacccaccacgatgacccccaacccaaccacgatgacccccaacccaacgATGATGACCTCCAAccccaccacgatgacccccaaccccactgtgacccaccacgatgacccccaacccaaccgcgatgacccccaaccccaccaagACCCACCACaatgacccccaaccccaccacgaTGGCCCCCAACCCAACCGTGATGACCCCCAACCCAATggcgatgacccccaacccaaccgTGACCACCACGATGACCGTGAACCCAACCACGATAACCCCCAACCCAACCGCGATGACCCCCGACCCAACcgcgatgacccccaacccagccacgatgacccccaaccccactgtGACCCACCACAatgacccccaacccaaccaAGACCCACCACactgacccccaaccccaccacgatgacccccaaccccactgtgacccaccacgatgacccccaacccaaccacgatgacccccaaccccactgtGACCACCACaatgacccccaaccccaccatgatggcccccaaccccaccacgatgacccccaacccaatgacgatgacccccaaccccaccgtGACCACCACGCTGACCCCCAACCCAACAACGATGACCTCCAACCCAACGatgatgacccccaaccccaccgtGACCACCACaatgacccccaaccccaccacgatgacccccaacccaatgacgatgacccccaacccaaccacgctgacccccaacccaaccaagacccaccacgatgacccccaaccccagcacgatgacccccaacccaaccatgatgacccccaacccaataacgatgacccccaacccaaccgTGATGACCCCCAACTCAACCACGACgccccccaaccccaaccccgCCGACCCACCTGGAGAAGCTTTTCCCGCAGTGACTGCAGACGTAAGGTTTGTGCACGGCGCCCTCGTGCGAGCGCACGTGGTAACTCATCCTGTCCTTTCTCTTAAACCTCTGGTGACACACGGGACACTGGAAAGGTTTCTCATCCGAATGGGACAACTGGTGCCGTTTGAGGTGATAGACGTCCCGGAAAGCTTTCCCGCACATCTCGCAAGCGTGACTTTTCCGAATCCTTTTAGGAGGAGACGAAGATCCGCCACCGCCGGCGTCCccgaccccccccacccccaccccctaaaAGACTTAAAGGAACCATAGTAGGCATTTTAGTAGCCACCCGGCCGCTTTTAGTAGCCCCGTGGGTGGCTTGGTGTCGCCGGAGGTTGTAGCCGTTCTTGAATTCCTTGGCGCAGAGGGAACAGACGTGGGGACCTTtcgatttggtttttttttgggggggttgaggggggggggagggggcgggggggggggggtggggggacggtCACCGTCGGGGGGGACGACCCCCGTCACTGTCACCGTAGTGGATCCCCCCGACCCCCACGGGCGAGGGTCCCCCGATTCCAGgtggtcccaccaccaccacggaggaggaggaggaggaagaggaggaggaaggaggaggaggccccTCGGAAAGgacggaaggggggggggggagggggggggggtgggggatggggggggggaggggggggggggggtttaaggaCGGTGGGGGTCCACGGTGgtggccccccctcccccccccggaaggaggaggaggaggaggaggaggaggagggggacaccccggggggaGGATCCGGAGGAAGAACAGGGAGAAGGTCCACCTggagggggtcgggggggggggcggggggaggggggggcggcagcctggggggggggga
This genomic stretch from Numenius arquata unplaced genomic scaffold, bNumArq3.hap1.1 HAP1_SCAFFOLD_1818, whole genome shotgun sequence harbors:
- the LOC141478306 gene encoding LOW QUALITY PROTEIN: myc-associated zinc finger protein-like (The sequence of the model RefSeq protein was modified relative to this genomic sequence to represent the inferred CDS: inserted 2 bases in 1 codon); translation: TKSKGPHVCSLCAKEFKNGYNLRRHQATHGATKSGRVATKMPTMVPLSLLGXVGVGGVGDAGGGGSSSPPKRIRKSHACEMCGKAFRDVYHLKRHQLSHSDEKPFQCPVCHQRFKRKDRMSYHVRSHEGAVHKPYVCSHCGKSFSRPDHLNSHVRQVHSTERPFKCQTCEAAFATKDRLRAHTVRHEEKVPCHVCGKMLSAAYISDHMKVHSQGPNHVCQLCNKGGGQEMWGR